From the genome of Fundulus heteroclitus isolate FHET01 chromosome 9, MU-UCD_Fhet_4.1, whole genome shotgun sequence, one region includes:
- the LOC118564204 gene encoding uncharacterized protein LOC118564204 isoform X1 — MFSCIWKKQKKSPPGDVRSGDGDSASLQKRLQREAWSPISTTTPDTSEAPRTRKTSFWQRWSLHNKKSPPGDVRSGDGDNASLQKRLQREAWSPISTTTPDTSEAPRTRKTSFWQRWSLHNKISPQSDVRSGNGESLSLQKSQQTEAPSPSTITTSEAPRTRKTSFWHCWRLLNKKKQSHLQQDVDAVTIHSPSVTEMSCCTSEKSQGGETGVEFRASPVLDSPVSAHHEPHLQVVPQCSTTIQCTGDFGDVEDGGLDGFPASSREGDSQTGQNSRVEETVLSSTATAQIINNQEDCKESEADVQDNIQPASESQDKTPEKDWYENCLVWIQDV, encoded by the exons atgttttcctgcatttggaaaaaacaaaag aaaagcccTCCAGGGGATGTACGCTCTGGAGATGGTGATAGCGCAAGTCTGCAGAAGag GCTACAGAGAGAGGCATGGTCTCCCATTTCCACCACAACCCCTGATACCAGCGAGGCTCCCAGGACTAGAAAAACCTCCTTCTGGCAACGCTGGTCTCTTCATAACAAG aaaagcccTCCAGGGGATGTACGCTCTGGAGATGGTGATAACGCAAGTCTGCAGAAGag GCTACAGAGAGAGGCATGGTCTCCCATTTCCACCACAACCCCTGATACCAGCGAGGCTCCCAGGACTAGAAAAACCTCCTTCTGGCAACGCTGGTCTCTTCATAACAAG ATAAGTCCTCAAAGTGATGTACGCTCTGGGAATGGCGAAAGCTTAAGTCTTCAGAAGag CCAGCAGACAGAAGCACCCTCTCCTTCTACCATCACAACCAGCGAGGCTCCTAGAACTAGAAAAACCTCCTTCTGGCATTGTTGGCGTCTTCTTAACAAG aaaaagcagagccATCTCCAACAAGATGTGGACGCGGTCACAATCCATTCACCTTCAGTGACAGAAATGAG ttgTTGCACAAGTGAGAAGTCTCAGGGAGGAGAGACTGGTGTCGAGTTCAGGGCCTCACCTGTTCTTGACAGTCCTGTCTCTGCTCACCATGAGCCGCATCTCCAAGTAGTCCCACAATGCTCCACCAC TATACAATGCACTGGTGATTTTGGGGATGTCGAAGATGGAGGACTGGATGGTTTTCCTGCATCTTCCAGAGAAGGAGACTCCCAAACTGGCCAGAACAGCAGAGTGGAAGAGACTGTCTTGTCCTCTACTGCCACAGCACAGAT CATAAACAACCAAGAGGACTGCAAAGAAAGCGAGGCTGATGTCCAAGACAACATCCAACCTGCGTCTGAAAGTCAAGACAAGACTCCCGAGAAAGATTGGTATGAAAACTGTCTAGTCTGGATTCAGGATGTTTGA
- the LOC118564204 gene encoding uncharacterized protein LOC118564204 isoform X2 — protein sequence MFSCIWKKQKKSPPGDVRSGDGDSASLQKRLQREAWSPISTTTPDTSEAPRTRKTSFWQRWSLHNKKSPPGDVRSGDGDNASLQKRLQREAWSPISTTTPDTSEAPRTRKTSFWQRWSLHNKISPQSDVRSGNGESLSLQKSQQTEAPSPSTITTSEAPRTRKTSFWHCWRLLNKKKQSHLQQDVDAVTIHSPSVTEMSCCTSEKSQGGETGVEFRASPVLDSPVSAHHEPHLQVVPQCSTTIQCTGDFGDVEDGGLDGFPASSREGDSQTGQNSRVEETVLSSTATAQIINNQEDCKESEADVQDNIQPASESQDKTPEKDCP from the exons atgttttcctgcatttggaaaaaacaaaag aaaagcccTCCAGGGGATGTACGCTCTGGAGATGGTGATAGCGCAAGTCTGCAGAAGag GCTACAGAGAGAGGCATGGTCTCCCATTTCCACCACAACCCCTGATACCAGCGAGGCTCCCAGGACTAGAAAAACCTCCTTCTGGCAACGCTGGTCTCTTCATAACAAG aaaagcccTCCAGGGGATGTACGCTCTGGAGATGGTGATAACGCAAGTCTGCAGAAGag GCTACAGAGAGAGGCATGGTCTCCCATTTCCACCACAACCCCTGATACCAGCGAGGCTCCCAGGACTAGAAAAACCTCCTTCTGGCAACGCTGGTCTCTTCATAACAAG ATAAGTCCTCAAAGTGATGTACGCTCTGGGAATGGCGAAAGCTTAAGTCTTCAGAAGag CCAGCAGACAGAAGCACCCTCTCCTTCTACCATCACAACCAGCGAGGCTCCTAGAACTAGAAAAACCTCCTTCTGGCATTGTTGGCGTCTTCTTAACAAG aaaaagcagagccATCTCCAACAAGATGTGGACGCGGTCACAATCCATTCACCTTCAGTGACAGAAATGAG ttgTTGCACAAGTGAGAAGTCTCAGGGAGGAGAGACTGGTGTCGAGTTCAGGGCCTCACCTGTTCTTGACAGTCCTGTCTCTGCTCACCATGAGCCGCATCTCCAAGTAGTCCCACAATGCTCCACCAC TATACAATGCACTGGTGATTTTGGGGATGTCGAAGATGGAGGACTGGATGGTTTTCCTGCATCTTCCAGAGAAGGAGACTCCCAAACTGGCCAGAACAGCAGAGTGGAAGAGACTGTCTTGTCCTCTACTGCCACAGCACAGAT CATAAACAACCAAGAGGACTGCAAAGAAAGCGAGGCTGATGTCCAAGACAACATCCAACCTGCGTCTGAAAGTCAAGACAAGACTCCCGAGAAAGATTG CCCTTGA